The sequence AAGTTTACGATATATTTCTTCTGGCTCATACACCCTCCAGTCTTTGAGTCAGTTTATCAGTACCCGCTAAACTAGGCAAAGTTCCTTTGGTGGACTACTAGGACGGACGAATGCGTTACTAAAGAATTCCTGGAAATTCTCGTTAGATACAACAATCGGCATGTATTTTTGCATTATGGTGCATGTTATCCCCTCAAGTTTCAACTGCAAATGGCGCGATCGCCTCACGCTCTATGTCTTCTATCTCTCGTCCCACAGTTTTAGTCATCGACGACAGCCCGTTGATGCAAGAAATGATCAAACGAGCATTGGCAGGTTCCTATCACCTGCTGACGGCTAGCAGTGCGACAGAAGCATTGTCCTTGCTGGCACACCAAGCCGTATCCATCGTGCTCCTTGATATCACAATGCCGGACATAGATGGATACGAGCTATGCCGTACCCTGCGAAACCTACCCCAATTTCAACAGTTGCCAGTGATTATGTTGACTGCACGAGATGGCGTGTTCGATCGCGTTCAAGCCCGACTTGCAGGGGCAACTGAATATTTAACCAAACCGTTTGATGCTGCTAACTTGCATCACACCATTGAAAGATTCATTCAAAGCAGCACACTCGCTTAATAGCCCAGCTTAATAGCCCAGTTAGTGCTGCTAATAACTGAAATAGCCCCTTCTCTAGCTTCTAGCCAGAATTGTCAACCGGGAGAATATATCTACTTGAGCGAGCAGGAGAGGCATCGCTGTTTTGCCATATCTAAACTCCATATCCAGACAAAGCCTACAGTGGGGTTTGCTCGTGTTTCTACCTTCTCACTGGTGCTGTCTACTTGCTTTCACCTTCAACGTTCATCCAATTCCTCAATGCCTGCCATACCGATCAGGCTAATTCCTAAAATTCCAACTGCAAACAACCCCAAATTCATCAACGGGTTCAAAAAGTTTTGAAAGGTCAACACCCAACATAAAGCCAATGTGGTTACAAGGATAACCACAAAAAGTTTGAGAAGACTAAAAATATTCATCAACTCACCTAACGAAGCGTAATAACAAAGCTCGAATGAAGCGAAGCTTAGTCATGATCCAGGCTAAAAACTGGACACATTTTTGCCATCCCACCACTGTACTCACCCAACCGAGTGAAAAGAGTTCACGCCGTAACATTACCCATGAATCGCTAGAATTTTAATGTGTCTTCATCTTGCTGAACTTTAAATCATCTAACTTTATGTCTGTTCGTGTCCGCCTTGCTCCTAGCCCAACTGGAAACCTGCATATCGGTACAGCCCGTACCGCTGTATTTAACTGGCTATTTGCCCGTCACCATGGCGGACAATTTATTTTGCGAGTCGAAGACACTGATGTAGAGCGATCGCGCCCTGAGTATACCCAAAACATTCTAGAAGGATTGACCTGGTTAGGGTTGACCTGGGATGAGGGACCCTTCTTCCAGACCGATCGCATGGAGTTGTATCGGCAGAAAGTCCAGATACTTCTGGATAAGGGTTTAGCCTATCGTGCCTACGACACACCCGAAGAACTCGATGCTATGCGAGAGGCACAAAAAGCCAGAGGAGAAGCCCCTCGCTATGACAATCGCCACCGCAATCTAACCCCAGAACAAGAAGCCGCGTTTCAGGCAGAAGGTCGCAAGCCCGTCATTCGCTTCAAAATTGACGATGCGCGAGAAATTACCTGGAATGACCTGGTGCGAGGCAACGTCACCTGGAAGGGACGTGATCTGGGAGGCGATATGGTGATTGCCCGCGCGGCTGAGGTGGGTGGGGTCGGACAACCCCTCTACAACTTCGTAGTGGTTGTCGATGATATCGATATGCAGATGACCCATGTGATTCGGGGTGAAGACCACATCGGTAACACTCCCAAGCAAATCCTGCTCTATGAAGCACTGGGCGCAACAATTCCTCAGTTTGGACACACCCCACTGATTCTGAATCAGGCTGGAGCCAAGCTCTCTAAACGGGATGGCGTGACCTCCATCTCCGACTTCAAAAAAATGGGCTACACTGCCGAAGCGATCGCCAACTACATGACCCTGCTCGGTTGGTCGCCCCCAGAAGGCATGGCAGAAATCTTTGCTTTAACCGAAGCGGCTCAACAGTTTGGGTTTGAGCGAGTTAACAAAGCAGGAGCCAAGTTTGACTGGGACAAGCTGAACTGGATTAACAGTCAATACCTGCACCATATGCCGCTCGATCGCCTGACCGATTTGCTCATTCCCTACTGGCAGGAAGCAGGCTATTCCTTTGATCCCCAAAGCGATCGCCCCTGGTTAGAGCAAGTAACCACACTCATTCAAGCCAGTCTGACGCGCCTGGACGATGCGGTTGCCATGACGCGCTACCTATTCATCGCGGATGTCGGTTTTACGGAAGCCGCCACGACCCAACTGCAACAAGAGGGAACCGCGATCGCCCTTCAAGGTATTCTAAAAGGACTCGGAGAAACTCCATCGTTGAGCAGCGAAGCCGCTCAGGCTCTCGTGCAGCAGGTTGTCTCTGCTGAAAAGCTGAAGAAGGGCTTGGTGATGCGATCGCTACGAGCCGCACTCACAGGTGATATGCATGGTCCTGATTTGGTGCAATCATGGCTATTACTCCATCACAACGGAGTAGATCAACAGCGACTCCAACAGGCGATCGCGATCGCACAATAGATCTCCATAGATCTCTATCAAGCAACCTGGTTTGCGAGCTATCAAATTGCGATCGCTGTCCTCCATCAGCCAGGGTTGAGCAACGGAACTATGACGATTGCCACTCGTCAAGGACAATCTGAGGAGCCACTGTTCAGCCCTGGATATCGCCGTGAATATTAGTTCTCTGTCTGATCGTTTTCTTTATCCCCGTCCCCCAGTCACCATGTCCATTCACCGCTTAAATGTGGGAGTCACCCTGTCAATGGCGATCGTTGCGGCAACAGGCGTGCTAGCCAGTTTCTCGAATGCCTTACCAACCAGAGCGCAGATCGCTCAATCCCAACCGCTAACCATTTTTGAAAACGTTACCCTCAGTCCCGGTTTCTCACCCGATCCGACAACGGTACGAGGCATTAGCGGGGGTCCACGACCAGCAAGCGACCTGGCAGGACGAGCAGACACAGCCACAGGTCCGTGCATTGGTTACATTGACGAACAACCCGACCACACCGTCACCCTAACCGAGTTTTTTGACTACCTTAGCTTGCAAGTCGAGAGCGCAGACGACACAACCATCGTGGTGCGTGGTCCTGGAGGCACCTGGTGCAACGATGACTACAACGGGGTCAATCCCGGCATTGCCGGACAATGGCTCTCAGGCACCTACGAAGTGTGGGTCGGCTCCTACGAAACCAACCAATATTCGCCCTACGTCATTCGCATTTCAGACTCGCGATAAATGGCAGAAGGCTTCAGAAGTGAAGGTGTATACTCCTTTTTCACCCTTCTCTTTTTGGCGTTGCTGAATAGAGGGATGATTATTTTGACACAGACGTGAGCGAGACGCTCACACTCCTTTCAGGTGAATCGTTTAAGCCAGTGCGAGCATCCTGCTCATGCCTCATTCATTCCCAAGATCAGCAACTCCCTCTTTTCTCGTTCCTGGCTCCAGTACCTCACACCTTACTCTCCTCCACAATCTCGATTGGAAACCGACCCATCCGGCATAGTCGTTCTGCAAAATTGGGCTTGCTCCATGAGCGCACCCCTCAAACTCGCTCCTTCAAATGTTGCCTCCGTTAAATCGGCTCCTGTAAAATCAACTCCTTCTAAACCCACCTCACCCACCGGGGTAAATCCAACCACTCTAAAATCAGCACGAGTCAAGTTAGCATTTTTGAAGTTGGTTCCCCTCAAATCAGTACAGGTTCCCGCGCCACAACGAAACTCTGCCGAGGTCAAATCAGCCCCCTCAAAATTGGCATTATTTAACTCAGCTTGCCGGAGAATTGCAAACCTGAGATTTGCACCCGAAAGGTTGGCAGCGTTTAGCTTTGCTGCCCCTAAAATGGCTCCCTCTAGATTAGCCCTCGACAAATTGACCTGATCCAACTCGGCAAACGAGAGATCTCGATGCGAGAGATTACACCCCTGACAATCCCGGATTTCTCCTTCTAAAAATCGCTCTGCCTTCATCTGAGGTGTATTCACCCACCACAAAATCGCCAGGGGTAAGCTCACAAATCCAGCAATGTATCCCAAACAACCCATTGCACAAGAACGGGGATTCAGCCACTTCTGCGATCGCCCATCAATACGTCCTCCGGTTGCCATCACTTTCTCTCCCCCTTCATCATCTCCAGCAAATCACTATAAAATTGGGGTGCAGTCCCTTGCTACCTGCTTATGCCTTTCGCTCGCAAAATCACCAAAGCTCTAACGCTCCTCTTGTGGATTAGCCTATTAGCCTTGATCTACATCGGCTTACAGGGGTCAACCCTCCAATCCTTAGCCGCCGAGCTTTCTACGGGGCAAGCCGCGATCGCAGCCACAGCAGCAGACTCCGATCTAACCGGGGAGGTCACCCTCTCAGCCACACCCGATGGGGTAATCATTCAAGCCACTGTGCAAAATGCCCCACCTGGAGAACATGGCTTCCACATTCATGCAGGCTCAAGCTGTGCAGACGGGGGTAACGCCGCTGGAGGACATTTCAACCCCGATAAC comes from Oscillatoria sp. FACHB-1407 and encodes:
- a CDS encoding response regulator; translation: MLSPQVSTANGAIASRSMSSISRPTVLVIDDSPLMQEMIKRALAGSYHLLTASSATEALSLLAHQAVSIVLLDITMPDIDGYELCRTLRNLPQFQQLPVIMLTARDGVFDRVQARLAGATEYLTKPFDAANLHHTIERFIQSSTLA
- the gltX gene encoding glutamate--tRNA ligase yields the protein MSVRVRLAPSPTGNLHIGTARTAVFNWLFARHHGGQFILRVEDTDVERSRPEYTQNILEGLTWLGLTWDEGPFFQTDRMELYRQKVQILLDKGLAYRAYDTPEELDAMREAQKARGEAPRYDNRHRNLTPEQEAAFQAEGRKPVIRFKIDDAREITWNDLVRGNVTWKGRDLGGDMVIARAAEVGGVGQPLYNFVVVVDDIDMQMTHVIRGEDHIGNTPKQILLYEALGATIPQFGHTPLILNQAGAKLSKRDGVTSISDFKKMGYTAEAIANYMTLLGWSPPEGMAEIFALTEAAQQFGFERVNKAGAKFDWDKLNWINSQYLHHMPLDRLTDLLIPYWQEAGYSFDPQSDRPWLEQVTTLIQASLTRLDDAVAMTRYLFIADVGFTEAATTQLQQEGTAIALQGILKGLGETPSLSSEAAQALVQQVVSAEKLKKGLVMRSLRAALTGDMHGPDLVQSWLLLHHNGVDQQRLQQAIAIAQ
- a CDS encoding pentapeptide repeat-containing protein codes for the protein MATGGRIDGRSQKWLNPRSCAMGCLGYIAGFVSLPLAILWWVNTPQMKAERFLEGEIRDCQGCNLSHRDLSFAELDQVNLSRANLEGAILGAAKLNAANLSGANLRFAILRQAELNNANFEGADLTSAEFRCGAGTCTDLRGTNFKNANLTRADFRVVGFTPVGEVGLEGVDFTGADLTEATFEGASLRGALMEQAQFCRTTMPDGSVSNRDCGGE
- a CDS encoding superoxide dismutase family protein yields the protein MPFARKITKALTLLLWISLLALIYIGLQGSTLQSLAAELSTGQAAIAATAADSDLTGEVTLSATPDGVIIQATVQNAPPGEHGFHIHAGSSCADGGNAAGGHFNPDNVKHGQLVLDGFDNAHAGDLGNIIIRSNGEGTLSETIPGLNLTQGKYAIANHAIILHENMDDFGQPTGNAGGRIGCGIIQVSSNPL